From a region of the Rhipicephalus microplus isolate Deutch F79 unplaced genomic scaffold, USDA_Rmic scaffold_13, whole genome shotgun sequence genome:
- the LOC142784027 gene encoding uncharacterized protein LOC142784027 isoform X2: MAAEAALQGPAVEASKSGSHTLRCPDEQGGSSLVAGERISADFVLPEKTLTSRSAVTKGTCVTGKLYVHFNTRVD; the protein is encoded by the exons atggctgcagaagctgcactgcaag gacctgcggtagaggcttcaaaaagcggctcccacacattgaggtgccccgatgaacagg gtggcagctcccttgtagctggtgaaagaatttctgctgacttcgtcttgccggagaaaaccttaaccagtcgctcagctgtcacaaaaggaacgtGTGTGActggtaagttgtatgttcacttcaacaccagagtggattga
- the LOC142784027 gene encoding uncharacterized protein LOC142784027 isoform X1, with amino-acid sequence MAAEAALQGPAVEASKSGSHTLRCPDEQGGSSLVAGERISADFVLPEKTLTSRSAVTKGTCVTGRSQDCSDSTVRGTEQASQDPPEDVSANSSTPECPRENVRSCVPATMSPSMKYKQTIKHLQAKVAAQRKTIKRLRRQPHQAPSSTSKSLEVIRPHVTEEVFKLLSAHVRLRPKRKGKRFPVWFKKFALYLNFRGPRAYRFLAPYFSLPSRRSLRKWLANVKMTPGIIPGILSSIATNTQAWNERDRVCALVFDEIALKKNLYYDAARDVVQGFTDDGTHRTSTIADRALVFLLVGVSRKWVQPVVFTIGHTSTPSSVMHNLLVSLILELRSINIAVKAVICDQGSSNVSLANQLRVTVAKPFLELMVSGYITFLMFRI; translated from the exons atggctgcagaagctgcactgcaag gacctgcggtagaggcttcaaaaagcggctcccacacattgaggtgccccgatgaacagg gtggcagctcccttgtagctggtgaaagaatttctgctgacttcgtcttgccggagaaaaccttaaccagtcgctcagctgtcacaaaaggaacgtGTGTGActg gccgctcgcaagattgttccgacagcactgtccgaggcactgaacaagcttcacaagaccctccagaagacgtctccgctaacagctccacgcctgagtgccctagagaaaatg tgcgttcctgtgtgccagcgacaatgtctccatcaatgaagtacaagcaaaccattaaacatctgcaagccaaagtagcagcacagcggaaaactatcaaaagactgcggagacagcctcaccaagcaccgtcatcgacttcaaagtcccttgaagttatccgaccgcacgtcaccgaggaggtttttaaacttctttctgcacatgttcgcttgaggcccaaacgcaagggcaagcggtttcccgtgtggttcaagaaattcgctctttacttaaacttccgaggtccgcgagcataccgatttctggctccatatttttctttgccctcccggcgttcattaaggaaatggctagctaatgtaaagatgactccaggcataattccaggaatcctttcttccattgcaacaaatactcaagcttggaatgaacgggaccgagtgtgcgctttagttttcgacgaaatagcactcaaaaagaatttgtactatgatgctgcaagagacgttgtccagggttttacagatgatggcactcatcgcacttcaaccatcgctgatcgagcactggtttttcttcttgttggcgtttcgagaaagtgggttcaaccggttgtttttactatagggcacacatcaacaccatcatctgttatgcataacttgctggtgtcactcattttggagcttaggagcattaatattgcagtgaaagcagtcatttgtgaccagggcagttcaaatgtaagtctcgctaaccaactaagagtgactgtagcaaagccttttttggAGTTAATGGtaagcgggtatattacatttttgatgttccgcatttaa